The following are encoded together in the Spiroplasma apis B31 genome:
- the oppC gene encoding oligopeptide ABC transporter permease OppC: protein MNQKQYTAEEMSSIDNSLFRVVGSRVEEAERITNKPYSYWKSVFTRIAKSKTFIISTLLLITIILLASTIGIGSDPVPVVTPGIDIENPSWDHPFGLGKFGEDLWTKMWIGTRTTLIFTLIVASIQIFLGILIGAIWGFYTRLDILFIEITRFMSLIPSLIMWLIVIFLFGGVTTLPILIFAISLTSWIALSSIIRVQIMLVKNTEYNIASKVLGTPSSKIIRKNIMPKILPIVIQTASFAIPTAIAIDSLLAYYNFGFVTNTLDSASLGSILNELLLGSDWEVYPHLLLIPVLFVGGISLLFFLVGKVFADSLDPKTHR, encoded by the coding sequence ATGAATCAAAAACAATATACAGCTGAAGAAATGTCTTCTATTGATAACTCTCTTTTTAGAGTTGTTGGTAGTAGGGTCGAAGAAGCTGAAAGAATTACTAATAAACCATATAGCTATTGAAAGTCAGTTTTTACAAGAATAGCTAAATCAAAAACATTTATCATATCAACATTATTATTAATTACAATAATTTTACTTGCTTCAACTATTGGTATTGGTTCTGACCCTGTTCCAGTAGTAACTCCAGGTATCGATATCGAAAATCCATCATGAGATCACCCATTTGGTTTGGGTAAATTTGGTGAAGATTTATGAACTAAAATGTGAATAGGAACAAGAACAACCTTAATCTTTACTTTAATTGTTGCATCTATTCAAATATTTTTAGGAATACTTATTGGTGCAATCTGAGGTTTCTATACAAGATTAGACATATTGTTTATCGAGATTACTAGATTTATGAGCTTAATTCCTTCATTGATAATGTGATTGATAGTAATTTTCCTATTTGGTGGTGTTACAACATTACCGATACTGATATTCGCTATCTCTCTAACAAGTTGAATTGCTCTTTCAAGTATTATTAGAGTACAAATTATGTTGGTTAAAAATACAGAATATAATATTGCTTCAAAAGTTTTAGGAACTCCAAGTTCAAAAATAATTAGAAAAAATATTATGCCAAAAATATTACCAATCGTTATTCAAACAGCATCATTTGCTATACCAACTGCTATAGCAATTGATTCATTACTTGCTTACTACAACTTTGGATTTGTAACAAATACATTAGACTCTGCATCTTTAGGTTCTATTTTGAATGAACTACTTCTTGGTTCTGATTGAGAAGTATACCCACACTTACTATTAATACCAGTATTATTTGTTGGGGGAATTTCATTGTTGTTCTTTTTAGTGGGAAAAGTATTTGCAGATTCATTGGATCCAAAAACACATAGATAG
- the oppB gene encoding oligopeptide ABC transporter permease OppB, giving the protein MKRENKNPDVGDLTLEQLVEVTSLKNEISSSKRSYFGKIKYIFNKSTGSIEEFIQKAPLLGYSLKRIIYAFFTLYLAIAFVFIMLRIVTTDAAYLSDVNLEKLGIQYGDERYNTLLNNRMKAFGVAGPMLEQMFIYLRNITPFIPKDIILNPVVDGVTGEVGGELTRMWFYLGVFMNKASGGQVLSLVQSAFARSIPVSFTVGGTAVLLSYLLGVPLGIIAAKNKDKPADSAINGTSLVISAIPALVVISLLYKMSIYLFGANGTYDGSSTFTKIWPVIGVMLLIMPMIAVQTRRFVIDEMTTDYAKFALSKGLSEKYVFYVHIFRNAGIRLIKTMPEVFVITLFGSSILVERTWSIDGMSKFILNGVSNKDTFVVLGYIYVSAAAGVFSSLVGDLLLAVLDPRIKLTK; this is encoded by the coding sequence ATGAAAAGAGAAAACAAAAACCCTGATGTTGGTGACCTCACACTTGAGCAATTAGTTGAAGTTACTTCTTTAAAGAATGAAATTAGTTCTTCGAAAAGAAGTTATTTTGGAAAAATAAAATATATTTTCAATAAATCAACTGGCTCAATAGAAGAGTTCATTCAAAAAGCGCCGCTTCTTGGTTACTCACTGAAAAGAATTATTTACGCATTTTTCACACTTTATTTAGCAATTGCGTTTGTATTTATAATGCTAAGAATTGTAACTACAGATGCAGCTTATTTATCAGATGTAAATTTAGAAAAGCTAGGAATTCAATACGGTGATGAAAGATATAATACATTATTGAATAATAGGATGAAGGCCTTTGGTGTTGCGGGACCAATGTTAGAGCAAATGTTTATTTATTTAAGAAACATTACCCCTTTTATTCCAAAAGACATAATTCTAAATCCGGTTGTTGATGGAGTTACAGGTGAAGTTGGCGGTGAACTAACAAGAATGTGATTTTATTTAGGAGTATTTATGAACAAAGCTAGTGGAGGACAAGTTCTTTCATTGGTTCAAAGTGCTTTTGCAAGATCTATTCCAGTTTCATTTACTGTCGGAGGAACTGCTGTCTTACTATCATATTTATTAGGTGTTCCGTTAGGAATTATAGCTGCAAAGAATAAAGACAAGCCTGCTGATAGTGCTATAAATGGTACTAGTTTAGTTATAAGTGCAATACCTGCTTTGGTAGTTATTTCACTACTATATAAAATGTCTATATATCTGTTTGGTGCTAATGGTACTTATGATGGATCATCCACTTTCACAAAAATTTGACCAGTAATTGGGGTAATGTTATTAATTATGCCAATGATAGCTGTTCAAACAAGAAGATTTGTTATAGATGAGATGACAACTGATTATGCAAAATTTGCATTATCAAAAGGTCTGAGTGAAAAGTATGTGTTTTATGTTCACATTTTTAGAAATGCGGGGATAAGACTTATTAAAACAATGCCAGAGGTATTTGTTATCACCCTGTTTGGATCAAGTATACTTGTTGAAAGAACTTGGTCAATTGATGGAATGAGTAAATTCATTCTTAACGGTGTCTCTAACAAAGATACATTTGTAGTGCTAGGTTATATATATGTTTCTGCAGCTGCTGGTGTATTTTCAAGCTTAGTAGGAGACTTATTATTAGCGGTATTAGACCCAAGAATAAAACTTACAAAATAA
- the ftsZ gene encoding cell division protein FtsZ, protein MSVNLDFNQVAKIKVIGVGGGGCNAVNRMVEENLQGVEFIVANTDSQVLAASSAPTKLILGKQTSKGLGAGANPETGKQAAIESETEIKEVLSGADLIFIAAGMGGGTGTGAAPEIARIAMETGALVIAIVTKPFRFEGRMRNSYAVQGVSELRKYVDSIIIISNDRLLEIIGGIPVKDSFREADNILKQGVQTITDLIAVPAVINLDFADVRTVMRGKGNALFGIGIGSGPDKAIEAANKAITSSLLETSIRGAKDAIINVTGGTEVTLNDAYDAVDIVQQASGEDVNFIFGLAINEHLGDELIVTIIATGFDEDYVQPNIKVDNTYNQKAEPTKASEKVIEEPRLETAYEQRTSFISNADKRPSYFQQDDSNNIAGRVENWKEAHVQPQVQPVAQKIEDTSDDEDGEYPTFLKKEW, encoded by the coding sequence ATGTCTGTAAATTTAGATTTTAATCAAGTTGCCAAAATTAAAGTTATTGGTGTTGGTGGAGGAGGTTGTAATGCCGTAAACCGCATGGTTGAAGAAAATCTTCAAGGTGTTGAGTTTATCGTTGCAAATACAGACTCACAAGTGTTAGCAGCAAGTTCAGCACCAACTAAGTTAATACTTGGTAAACAAACATCAAAAGGGCTTGGAGCAGGTGCTAATCCAGAAACTGGAAAACAAGCAGCTATTGAATCAGAAACTGAAATAAAAGAAGTTTTGTCGGGTGCAGATTTAATTTTTATTGCCGCTGGAATGGGTGGAGGTACTGGAACTGGTGCTGCTCCTGAGATTGCTAGAATAGCTATGGAAACTGGAGCTTTGGTTATCGCAATAGTAACAAAGCCTTTCCGCTTTGAGGGAAGAATGAGAAATTCATATGCTGTACAAGGTGTAAGTGAACTTAGAAAATATGTGGACTCAATAATTATTATCTCAAATGATCGCTTACTTGAAATTATTGGTGGAATTCCAGTGAAAGACTCATTCAGAGAAGCTGACAACATTTTAAAACAAGGAGTACAAACTATTACAGATCTAATTGCGGTTCCTGCTGTTATTAACCTCGATTTTGCTGACGTAAGAACAGTTATGCGCGGTAAAGGTAATGCTTTATTTGGTATAGGTATTGGTTCTGGGCCAGACAAAGCTATCGAAGCGGCTAACAAAGCAATAACTTCATCTCTCCTTGAAACTTCAATACGTGGAGCTAAAGATGCCATAATTAACGTAACTGGTGGAACAGAAGTTACGTTAAACGATGCTTATGATGCAGTTGATATTGTTCAACAAGCAAGCGGTGAGGACGTTAACTTCATTTTTGGTTTGGCAATTAATGAGCATCTTGGAGATGAATTGATTGTTACTATCATTGCCACTGGTTTTGATGAAGACTATGTTCAACCAAATATAAAAGTTGATAATACTTATAATCAAAAAGCTGAGCCAACAAAGGCTTCTGAAAAAGTAATTGAAGAACCTCGTTTAGAAACAGCTTACGAACAAAGAACATCTTTTATTAGTAACGCTGATAAAAGACCGTCTTATTTCCAACAAGATGATTCAAACAACATTGCTGGAAGAGTTGAAAATTGAAAAGAAGCTCATGTTCAACCTCAAGTTCAACCAGTTGCTCAAAAAATTGAAGATACTTCTGATGATGAAGATGGCGAATATCCAACTTTCTTGAAAAAAGAATGATAA